The Candidatus Schekmanbacteria bacterium nucleotide sequence CGATATTGTAGGAACGACCCACTGCGGTCGTCCATTTATTACAAGGTTCAAAAACTTCTTGATTTTAGGAAAATCAGGTCTCTTTTTATTTCCCAGTGGTGTTTAAAAGAATTGATAAGTTAGCACTTCCTGATGATATTGTTATAATATCCAAGTAGTCGTCATTATTAAGATCTGCAACTACTACTTCTTCCGGCCATCTTCCCGCTGAAAACTCAACGGGATCTAAAAAATCAAAATCACCTTTTCCTGCTAATATGAATATGGTAAATTT carries:
- a CDS encoding VCBS repeat-containing protein, with translation KFTIFILAGKGDFDFLDPVEFSAGRWPEEVVVADLNNDDYLDIITISSGSANLSILLNTTGK